AGCTTTGTTTAAACTGGGAGTAACTTTTAATGTCTATAGCGATAATCAGGGAGTAGAAAAAATCTTCCCGTTTGATATTATTTTTCGCATCATTGACGGGACAGAATGGTTGCAGTTAGAGCAAGGTTTAAAGCAGAGAATCCAAGCCTTAAATCTATTTCTCGACGATATTTATGGCGCGCAAAAGATAATTAAAGATGGCAAAATTCCCGCTGAGATTATCTACACGGCTTCTGGTGTTCTCAAGCCTTGCTTAGGCATTAAGCCTCCTGCTGGAGTTTGGTGTCATATTACGGGAACAGATTTAGTCAGGGATAAAGACGGCCGATGGTATGTCTTAGAAGATAATTTGCGATCGCCTTCTGGAGTTTCTTATGTTCTAGAAAATCGGCGGGTAATGAAAAGCACCTTCCCCGAAATTTTTCGCAACATGATGGTTAAACCTGTCGATGACTATCCCAGCCAGCTATTAGAAACCTTACTTAATCTTGCGCCTTCTCAAGTACCAGATCCGATGGTGGTGGTTTTAACGCCTGGGATTTATAACTGTGCATATTACGAGCATTCCTTTTTGGCGCAGCAAATGGGCATTGAATTAGTCGAAGGAAGAGATTTAATCGTAGCAGATGGCTATCTACAGATGCGAACTACTAAAGGCTTGAGGCGGGTTGATTTGACATACTCCTATTCCTGAAGAAATAGGAGTATGTCAAGCTCATATAGTTTTATTCCCGATAGTTCAGCTTTAGAATTAGCTCAAGATATTGCCTTTGCTACAAAAGAAAATACGCTAGACTTTTATTTGCTCTCAATCAACGTATCTATCAAGACTGCAAATATATTATTAGAGATACGGGCGAACCCTTCCCAGCTGGAGTAACATGGCGAGGCAAACAAGGCTCATGCCGAGATTATACAGTTCTGTTTATGGATGTGTGTCGAGCAGTGGGAATTGCGGCACGGTTTGTGAGTGGCTATCAAGAAGGAGATTTCGAGCAACAGTCGCGGGATCTTCATGCTTGGGTAGAGATTTATCTACCTGGGGCTGGTTGGCGGGGTTACGATCCTACTTTAGGTTTGCTAGTTAGCGATCGCCATATTCCCCTAGCTGCCAGCGCCATTCCTAGCTATGCTGCTGCGGTAGAAGGTTCTGTAACCCCCGTAACTACGGGAGCGAAAATTATCTCAGATCTTCAGGCACAAATATCAATCAAGGCTCTATAGGTACAAATAATTACTATTAGCTAAAGAAAATTATTTTAATCGTGGATCGGCTATTTACCAATTAGTGATACCGTAAAGTTGTTCGCCGAGGTTTGTGCCTAAAATATCTGTATTCATGATTTATCTCTCTAAGTATTATTTTTATTGGTTGGGATTAGAGAGATAGAGCTATTAATTTACGAGCATTAATTCAAATTGTTTATCAGAAAAGATCTTATCTTCTCGCCGAGAATATCTATGTATCCTCTTCTGACCATTTCTGGATAGAAAATTTCATTTTTGCTTGTTGAAATTCAGTAGGTGTATAAACTCCAACATCCAAAGTAAATTCATCGCTCATGACTATGACGTAACCTTGACAGAGATGAGCAATAGCTGCTGCTAAAGCAACAAACAAAGGAGGTTCCCATCTACTTCTACCTGCCATACTAGTAATTCCATATACATAGCCTATTAACTGCCATTTTTGTAC
Above is a genomic segment from Coleofasciculaceae cyanobacterium containing:
- a CDS encoding transglutaminase family protein; translated protein: MSSRYCLCYKRKYARLLFALNQRIYQDCKYIIRDTGEPFPAGVTWRGKQGSCRDYTVLFMDVCRAVGIAARFVSGYQEGDFEQQSRDLHAWVEIYLPGAGWRGYDPTLGLLVSDRHIPLAASAIPSYAAAVEGSVTPVTTGAKIISDLQAQISIKAL
- a CDS encoding circularly permuted type 2 ATP-grasp protein; this encodes MAFEAYAPENFYDELFLALGEPRSHCASLVQRMVKLGISQLEQQRQTAEIALFKLGVTFNVYSDNQGVEKIFPFDIIFRIIDGTEWLQLEQGLKQRIQALNLFLDDIYGAQKIIKDGKIPAEIIYTASGVLKPCLGIKPPAGVWCHITGTDLVRDKDGRWYVLEDNLRSPSGVSYVLENRRVMKSTFPEIFRNMMVKPVDDYPSQLLETLLNLAPSQVPDPMVVVLTPGIYNCAYYEHSFLAQQMGIELVEGRDLIVADGYLQMRTTKGLRRVDLTYSYS